In a single window of the Callithrix jacchus isolate 240 chromosome 1, calJac240_pri, whole genome shotgun sequence genome:
- the LOC108591695 gene encoding uncharacterized protein LOC108591695 isoform X2: MAPADLEVAASAQGQPYRDVLCSPPSGSALLPGPTCHQPFPQLEAGSTGPQVRPRAPGLLPRSGWSSSRGGAGSRGKRPGAPGPGRSRLRRNSSGLFSGCSRSHSHSHSRRWTPLSSRNRVVLFLEPCPCRRPQHPRPSGRCGVCTSGDCAETSGNDLPVSRDERQMN, from the coding sequence ATGGCCCCTGCTGACCTGGAGGTGGCAGCCAGCGCGCAGGGCCAGCCTTACAGAGACGTCCTGTGCTCTCCGCCCTCGGGCTCAGCGCTGCTTCCAGGTCCCACTTGCCACCAGCCTTTCCCACAGCTGGAAGCTGGCAGTACTGGGCCTCAAGTTCGTCCCAGGGCACCGGGCCTGCTCCCGCGCTCGGGGTGGAGCAGCAGCCGAGGTGGGGCTGGCAGCCGGGGGAAGCGCCCCGGTGCGCCGGGACCTGGGAGGAGCCGTCTCCGCCGCAACAGTTCTGGCCTCTTTTCCGGCTGCAGccgcagccacagccacagccacagccgtCGCTGGACCCCGCTGAGCTCTAGGAATAGGGTGGTTCTCTTCCTCGAACCCTGCCCGTGCCGGAGGCCCCAGCACCCCCGCCCCAGCGGCCGCTGCGGGGTCTGCACCTCTGGGGACTGCGCAGAAACTAGTGGAAATGACCTCCCAGTGTCGCGCGATGAGAGGCAGATGAACTAA
- the LOC108591695 gene encoding uncharacterized protein LOC108591695 isoform X1, which produces MFGKRRGLVSEPESSCTEEKPEEALRGDSLGTGPDARPRSAWATGPQLLLPAGLPRSLSNVDSFSWELEVASGQALLRGNAGVSGTNMAPADLEVAASAQGQPYRDVLCSPPSGSALLPGPTCHQPFPQLEAGSTGPQVRPRAPGLLPRSGWSSSRGGAGSRGKRPGAPGPGRSRLRRNSSGLFSGCSRSHSHSHSRRWTPLSSRNRVVLFLEPCPCRRPQHPRPSGRCGVCTSGDCAETSGNDLPVSRDERQMN; this is translated from the exons ATGTTTGGGAAAAGGAGAG GTTTGGTTTCAGAACCAGAGAGCTCGTGTACCGAAGAGAAGCCAGAGGAGGCCCTGCGTGGAGACAGCCTGGGTACGGGCCCTGATGCCAGGCCCCGGTCAGCCTGGGCTACTGGTCCCCAGCTACTCCTGCCAGCAGGGCTTCCCAGGAGTCTGAGCAATGTGGACAGCTTCTCTTGGGAACTGGAGGTCGCTTCGGGCCAAGCTCTTCTCCGGGGGAACGCTGGTGTCTCGGGCACGAATATGGCCCCTGCTGACCTGGAGGTGGCAGCCAGCGCGCAGGGCCAGCCTTACAGAGACGTCCTGTGCTCTCCGCCCTCGGGCTCAGCGCTGCTTCCAGGTCCCACTTGCCACCAGCCTTTCCCACAGCTGGAAGCTGGCAGTACTGGGCCTCAAGTTCGTCCCAGGGCACCGGGCCTGCTCCCGCGCTCGGGGTGGAGCAGCAGCCGAGGTGGGGCTGGCAGCCGGGGGAAGCGCCCCGGTGCGCCGGGACCTGGGAGGAGCCGTCTCCGCCGCAACAGTTCTGGCCTCTTTTCCGGCTGCAGccgcagccacagccacagccacagccgtCGCTGGACCCCGCTGAGCTCTAGGAATAGGGTGGTTCTCTTCCTCGAACCCTGCCCGTGCCGGAGGCCCCAGCACCCCCGCCCCAGCGGCCGCTGCGGGGTCTGCACCTCTGGGGACTGCGCAGAAACTAGTGGAAATGACCTCCCAGTGTCGCGCGATGAGAGGCAGATGAACTAA